In Streptomyces paludis, the genomic stretch CCCCAGGCGTAGACGGCGTCGATCAGCCGGTCGCTGCCGCCGCCGGTGAAGTCGTCCTCGGTGAAGCCGAGCCGCAGGAAGTTGTTGGTGTAGTTGGGAAGCAGGAGATACCGGGAGAAGTGCTCACGCGCGGCACTGCGCGCGATCTGCGGGTCGGTCTCCAGCACGACCTTCAGATCGGGCGCGAGCAGCGGCTGCGCGCCCAGGATCTCGCGGGCCTCGGCGGTGTGCTCCGGCGTGACGAGGTACGGGTGCGCGCCCCCGGCCCGGTCCCGGGAGAGCCGGAGCATCTTCGGCCCGAGCGCCGCGAGCACCACCCGCGAGGCGGGCACCCCGGCCGCGTCGAGCCCGTCCAGATACTCCACCATCGCGGAGTAGGGCCGCTCGTACTGCGCGGCGAGCTTGGCGTGACTGGCCCCGATCCCGAGCACGAACCGCCCGGGATGCGCGGCCTCCAACTCCAGGAACCGGGCGCCGACCTCGGCGGGCGTGTGCTGCCAGATGCTGAGGATCCCGGTGGCAACGACGATCCCGGCAGACCCCTCGACCAACGGCGCCGCGTCCCCCACCCCAGGACTCCCCCCGAACCACACACCCCCGTACCCCAACGCCCCCAACTCAGCAGCGGCCACACCCCGCTCCCCCGCCCCCACGGTATGCAACTCCGAACTCCAGATCCCGTACCGGCCCATGGCGTCCCGCAGAGCAACCATTTCTTGTCTCCCAGATGTCCCAGAGGATGCGTCGGTCAACAATCACTCCAACCCCCCAAAAACACCCCGCATTCCACCCACCCCACCCCCCAACCGAACCAAATGGCCGAACCCCGGCTACCGGGCTCGGCGGCCACTGAAGCGCTCTTCCCGAAGCCACCCGACCAGGAATTCCCACTCCGCCGTGGGGTACGGCCCGACACAGCACCCACAGGGGCAGGCCCCGGACGTGCGGATGCCGGGAACCCCGAGCACGGACCCCAGCACCAGCCGAACCAGCAACCAGCCCCGCCGGGCGAAGGCACGCCGACGGCCACGCCTACCGTTCACAGGCCGCCGCGCCGATCTCTGTGGGCCCTTCGCCATGATCCAAGGCCACGTCACCCGGACACCACCGCCCAGACAGCCTTGCCGACACCGTCACGGCCGGCGACACCCCATGAGTCGGCAACCGCCTCAACAATCAGAAGCCCCCGCCCAGCACAGGCACCGGGCGAAGCGTCCTGCACCTCCGGCCGCCGGGAACAGGCGTCATGCACCTCAAGACGCACCCCACCACCGGGCAGCGCCAGGAACCGCGTCTCGACCTCCCGCCCGGCCGGCACGTGCGCGTGCCGTACGGCATTGGTGACCAGCTCCGAGAGCACGAGCACGGCCGCCTCCTCCACCGAACTCAGTCCCCACAGCGCCAGCGCCTTCCGCAACTCCGCCCGCGCGAGCCCAACGGACCGTGCGTGCCGCTTCCACCTGCGCACCACCGGAGCCCGGCTCACCGCACCGCCCCCGTGCCCGACCCCTGCGCGGCCAGCCACTCCGTCCGCATCAGCAACCGCCGCCTGTACTGCTCCACCCGCTCCCGGCGCTCGACATCCCGCCGGGAACACGGCCACAACAACGCGCTGTGCACTCCCCGCCCCGAGGACCAACAGCCATGCACAAACACCAGCCGAGGCCGAAACTCCACAGGACGCTTCGGAGGGAAGACCACCAGGCAACAGGCCACCCGCCCGGGTTGACGCCGTCGAACGGCCGGAAACAAGCCGCGTAACGGCGACTCGAAGAAACGAACGATAGGGTTCACGACGTCTGACGCTCCTTCAAAGCGTTGGACCACGCCCCGGGACGCCCAACGTCGCCGGGGTTCGCGGTATCCAAGGCCAAACCGTATCGCTATTCGCGAAAAGCAGCAAGGTAGTGTGGCGTGTGCGGCACCCAGACGCTCACCTACCGTGTAGAGCGGCACGGCATGGACAGGGAAATCCGTCAACGACACTGTGAGGACGTCATGAGCACCAACGCCGCCGGTCATTGGGTCAGCACCTCCATGCCCTACCTGACACCACAGCCCCCCGGCGGCCCCGACGCGTGGGCCGCCGAGTCCGCGGCACGGGGCCGGCGCGGCGCGCAACGGATCGTCGGGGCCGGCGAGGTCGCGGCGTCCGACGAGGTCGCGGAGCTGCTCGGGGTCGCGCCGGGCGCGTTCGTCGTCGTACGGCGGCGCGTGATGTACCTGGACGACGAGCCCTGCGAGCTGACCGACACCTACTACCCGGCCGCCATCGCCCGCGGCACCCGCCTCGCCGGTACGGCCAGGATCCCTGGCGGCGCTGTCACCCTCCTCGCCGAGCTGGGACACGTGGGCGTACGCGTCCGCGAGGACATCACCGCCCGCCTCCCCACCCCCGAGGAACGCGAAGCCCTCCAAACCGCCCCGGACGAACCGGTACTCCGCCTGACCCGCACCACCCTCGACGGCGAGGACCACCCCATCCAGGCCGACACCATGACCATGCCCGCACACCGCCAACGACTGCGGTACGAGATCAGAATCGGATGACACCCGTGCCCCGGACCACCGCGCCCCAGACCGGAGAGAACAGGCCCGACCGGCGCTCCCTCCATCAGCGGATCGCCGCCGATCTGCGCGACGAGATCATGACCGGAGACCTCGCCCTGGGCGCTGACCTGCCGTCCACCACACGCCTCAAGGAGCGATTCGACGCCTCGAACGCCACCGTGCAGAAAGCGCTGCAACTCCTCAAGGACGAACAGCTGGTCATCGGGCGCGCGGGCGCCGCCGTAACCGTGCGGGAGCATCGGCAGCTGACCGTACGGCCCGCCTCGTCCCTGGACGTCGCGGACCGCGGCAGGCCGTACCCATGGCTCGCGGAGACCGCGAAGCACGGCGGCACAGCCCGCACCAGACTGCTCGCCGTCGCCGAGACGGCGCCTCCCGCCGATGTGGCGGCGGCCCTCGGACTGCCGTCCGGCGGCACCGCACTCCTGCGCCACCAACTGCTGCTCCTCGACGAGCAGCCGGTCGAACTCGTCCACGCCTACTACCCACTGGACATCGCCCGTGGCACCGCCCTGATGGAACACCGCCGCATCCGGGGCGGAACCCCCGCCCTCCTGACCGAACTGGGCCACTCACCCCGCCTCGGCGTCGACCACGTCTCCGCCCGCGTCCCCACCCAGGAGCAGTACGAGGCGCTCCGCCTCCCCGGCGACCTGCCGGTCCTGCGCACACTGCGCGTCGTGTACGGGCCCGACGAGCGACCGGTCGAGGCCACGGTGATGGCGAAGGCAGGCCATCTGTACGAGCTGCGGTACGAGTTCACTCCCGCTTGAGAACCGCCCCGCGCATGCGCCGGCTGCCAGACTCCTCCGTATGCGGCAGCTCATCGAGAACATGGCCCACCGCCTGGCCGAAGTCCCGGGTGTCGTCGGGGTGATGCTCGGCGGGAGCCGGGCGCGTGGGGAACAGCGGGCGGATTCCGACTGGGATCTGGGGGTGTACTACCGGGACACGCCCGATCTCGGCGCGTTGCGCGCGCTGGCCGGGCCCGGGGTGGAGGTGGCCGGACCCGGGGGCTGGGGGCCGTGGGTGAACGGGGGCGCGTGGCTGCGGGTGGACGGCGTGGCGGTGGACTGGATCCTGCGGGATCTGGACCGGGTCGAGCGGGTGTGGGCGGACTGCCGTGAGGGCCGGTACGAGGTGGGGACACAGCCGGGGCATCCGCTCGGGTTCTGGTCGCCGTGCTACGCGGGCGAGGTCGCGCTGGGGGACGTACTGGCGGACCCGAGCGGTGAGCTGACAGACCTCCGGCGCCGGACCACCGCCTACCCCGAGCCGCTGCGCGAAGCGTTGATGGCTGGCGCGTGGGAGGCGGAGTTCCTGGTCGCCGCCGCGATGAAGGGCGCGCACCGGTCGGACACCCTCTTCGTCTCGCTCTGCCTGTCCCGGGCCGTCGGCGTACTGGTGCAGAGCCTGTACGCCGAGGACCGACGCTGGTGCCTCAACGAAAAGGGCGCGCTGGCCGTCGCCGCGACCCTGCCGAGCGCACCGCCCGACTTCGGACCACGCGTCCGCCGTCTCCTGGGGGCACCCGGCGAGAGCGCCGAGGCGCTGACGGCGACGGTGGCGTCGGCGCGGGTGCTGACCGAGGAGACCCTCGCCACGCTGCGGAACCGCATCCGTCAGGAGAACCGGGCCAGCGGAATAAGGGGATGAGGGGATGAGCAAGGAGATAAGGACATGACAGCCGGAGCCGGGCCGTCCGACAATCGGGGCTATGACCTCAGAGCCTCGGCGCTTCGCCATCCGTGTCGTCGTGCCGACCGACCCCGGAAACGAAGGCGTCGAGGTGCGTCCGCTGGCCGACGGTGAGGACATCGTGGAGCGGATGTTCGACGACGGGGCGGCCATGGACCCCCGGGAGCTGCTGTCGACCACCGAGCCCCTCATCGCGGCGGAGGCTCCGCACGAGGTTCGGCTGGCTCAGGCGCGGTGTGCGGAGGGGTGCTGCGGCGCCCTCTACGTGACGATTCGACGCGAGAGTGACCACGTCGTCTGGGGGCCGTGGCGCAATCCCGCCGACGACGGCATGAACCTGCCGGAGCTTCGCTTCGACGCCGTCCAGTACCGGGCCGAGGTCGAGCGGGCGGTGGCGGATCGTGGGTGGGAGTGGCCCGCCCGTACCGTGGCTCGGCTGCTGGAGGCGGAACTCCTCGCCCGTACGGACTGGCTGACGCGCTGGGAGTGCGAACTGCAAGGCGTCTTCGCCTGGCCTGGGGACGGGAACGGGGATCGTGTCGTCCTCCGCCTTCTCCACCCGGGGCGCGCCGCCATCACCGCCGAGCGCCCTTGGCTCCAGTTCCAGCTGAGGCTGGCCGTATCCCCCGGCGACGACCCGTCGGTTCAAGCGGCGCGGCTGGCCGATCAATTGACGGCCGCCGGCGACCCCCGCGCGGCGGCGGAGGTCTGCGGCGGCTCGGCCGACAACGCCGAGCAGCTCGGCTATCCATGGCTGCCCGGCTCGGAGAAGCCGGGCCGTCGGGCCCGCAGGCTGCCGTTCAGGGCGGGGCGGCGGCCGGAGTGACCCCGCGGTGAAGTTCTTGGCTCAGCTGTTGCAGGTCGGGCACTTCTCCGAGCGCTGTGTGCCGTCGTAGTTGACCTTGACCCACCCCGAACCGCCGCAGGTGCCACAATTCGGATCAGCCATGCTCGCTTCCCTTCGTAAAGCCCATCGTTTGAGCGGCGGATACGGTCGGATCGTCCAGCCATACGTACTGCCTTGACCGCGTCACGGTGAATCCGATGCGATCGAGCCCGGGGCTTCCCCTCTCCTTCCAGCCCCGGTACACCTCCTCGGCCTCGTCCCACAGATCGCGCGGCCCTGTCTGTGTGACCCGGCCGGCCTCCACCGTCGCGAGTGACGTCCCGGAGCTGAGCAGTCCCGCGTCCCCGGAGCCGGAACCCGAGCCGGAGCCGGAACTCCCGGTGGCGAAGGGGATGTCTCCCACCAGGTCACCGAGGAGCACCTCAAGCCCCGGTTCGGTGTGTGCGTGCAGCAGGGGGTCCGGGGCGGTGCGCAGTTTTCGGGTACGTGGCTCCGTGCGCTTCAGGCGGCTCACCGGTCGGCGCTGCGCGCGCAGCAGCATGAACGAGCACACCTCGTGGAAGCTCCCGGACGCGGTGCCGTTCTCGCCCACGGTGAGGCGCAGCAGTCGGGTGGCCGGTGCGTGCGGGAGGACGATGACGCCGCCGGGGCGGGTCTGTTCCACCCAGCGGTACGGAATGTCCCGTACCCCGCAGGTGACATGGACCCCGTCGAACGTCGCGGCGGGGTCGGGTATCCCCGCCGTTCCATCGCCGACCACAAGGCGGGGCGCCATGCCGACGGACCGCAGATTCCGCTCCGCGACGGCGGCGAGAGCGGCGTCCACTTCGACCGTCGTCACGTTCTTCTGGTCGCCGGTCACGTACGAGAGGAGCCCGGCGGTCCATCCCGTGCCCGTGCCGATTTCCAGGATCCGGTCGCCCTGCCCGGGCCCGAGCCGCCGGAGAAAGGCCGCGACGAGGGACGGGCTCGAAGCGGAGCACGTGGGTGCGAAGGTCTTCGCCGCGTTCTCGGCGGTGAGCGGGCTCTCCCCGTCGTCGAGTTGCGTATAGATCGCCGCATCCGACGAGACGGCCCGCCACCACACCTCGGGGTCGGCGTCCCGGTCGATCCAGCGCCCGCGCGTCGCGCCGGAACCGGCACCCGCGGGAGTGCCCGCGGCCCACGCCTGCCGAGGGATGAACGGATACCGGGGTACATGAATCAGCGCGTCCGCGAGATGAGCCGTACGCCGTGCCAACGCTTCCACCACGCCCCCCTACCGACAGCCCCTGTCGAGATCGCCGCACTCAGTCACTACACCCAGGCTGCCCACTACGGAGAGTATTCAATCCACCACCCAGAGCGGCAGAGGTGGGCGACAAAGAAGGGGCCTTCCTCGTGTGAGGAAGGCCCCTTCTCGCATGGAGCGCCCGGCAGGCCTTGCACCTACATTTCCCACCGGCAGGTGGGCGTCTTTCCTTGGACCACAGACGCGCGACTTCGTTTGCGTGAACCGAAGTTACACCATGATCATACATGATGTGCGGGCGCTCAATGCCGCCCGGAAGCATGTCGTCCGCCTCGGCCCGGTGCGACACTTCCGCCATGACGGAGACGGAGAAAGGCTCCGAACGGCCCTCCTTCGCCGAGGACTTGGCCGTCGCCGTACTGATCCCGCTGCTCGATCTGGCGGTCGTCCTTCTCGCCCTCTACACACCGCTCTGGGTGTTCGGCCCGAAGGGCCCGCTGCCTCTGCCCGTGGACGTCGTCTACACGCTGTTCCTGCTGATGGTGGTGTTCCTGGTGGT encodes the following:
- a CDS encoding methyltransferase domain-containing protein; protein product: MEALARRTAHLADALIHVPRYPFIPRQAWAAGTPAGAGSGATRGRWIDRDADPEVWWRAVSSDAAIYTQLDDGESPLTAENAAKTFAPTCSASSPSLVAAFLRRLGPGQGDRILEIGTGTGWTAGLLSYVTGDQKNVTTVEVDAALAAVAERNLRSVGMAPRLVVGDGTAGIPDPAATFDGVHVTCGVRDIPYRWVEQTRPGGVIVLPHAPATRLLRLTVGENGTASGSFHEVCSFMLLRAQRRPVSRLKRTEPRTRKLRTAPDPLLHAHTEPGLEVLLGDLVGDIPFATGSSGSGSGSGSGDAGLLSSGTSLATVEAGRVTQTGPRDLWDEAEEVYRGWKERGSPGLDRIGFTVTRSRQYVWLDDPTVSAAQTMGFTKGSEHG
- a CDS encoding GntR family transcriptional regulator — protein: MSTNAAGHWVSTSMPYLTPQPPGGPDAWAAESAARGRRGAQRIVGAGEVAASDEVAELLGVAPGAFVVVRRRVMYLDDEPCELTDTYYPAAIARGTRLAGTARIPGGAVTLLAELGHVGVRVREDITARLPTPEEREALQTAPDEPVLRLTRTTLDGEDHPIQADTMTMPAHRQRLRYEIRIG
- a CDS encoding GntR family transcriptional regulator; this translates as MPRTTAPQTGENRPDRRSLHQRIAADLRDEIMTGDLALGADLPSTTRLKERFDASNATVQKALQLLKDEQLVIGRAGAAVTVREHRQLTVRPASSLDVADRGRPYPWLAETAKHGGTARTRLLAVAETAPPADVAAALGLPSGGTALLRHQLLLLDEQPVELVHAYYPLDIARGTALMEHRRIRGGTPALLTELGHSPRLGVDHVSARVPTQEQYEALRLPGDLPVLRTLRVVYGPDERPVEATVMAKAGHLYELRYEFTPA
- a CDS encoding ATP-binding protein codes for the protein MAVFPAGCRAPGAGGAVQAAVADADGVAGRAGVGHGGGAVSRAPVVRRWKRHARSVGLARAELRKALALWGLSSVEEAAVLVLSELVTNAVRHAHVPAGREVETRFLALPGGGVRLEVHDACSRRPEVQDASPGACAGRGLLIVEAVADSWGVAGRDGVGKAVWAVVSG
- a CDS encoding LLM class F420-dependent oxidoreductase, which produces MVALRDAMGRYGIWSSELHTVGAGERGVAAAELGALGYGGVWFGGSPGVGDAAPLVEGSAGIVVATGILSIWQHTPAEVGARFLELEAAHPGRFVLGIGASHAKLAAQYERPYSAMVEYLDGLDAAGVPASRVVLAALGPKMLRLSRDRAGGAHPYLVTPEHTAEAREILGAQPLLAPDLKVVLETDPQIARSAAREHFSRYLLLPNYTNNFLRLGFTEDDFTGGGSDRLIDAVYAWGDDARVRDRIDAFLAAGADHLALQIVRDGAATGLPVEGWRRLAGVLGLSRG
- a CDS encoding DUF4037 domain-containing protein; its protein translation is MRQLIENMAHRLAEVPGVVGVMLGGSRARGEQRADSDWDLGVYYRDTPDLGALRALAGPGVEVAGPGGWGPWVNGGAWLRVDGVAVDWILRDLDRVERVWADCREGRYEVGTQPGHPLGFWSPCYAGEVALGDVLADPSGELTDLRRRTTAYPEPLREALMAGAWEAEFLVAAAMKGAHRSDTLFVSLCLSRAVGVLVQSLYAEDRRWCLNEKGALAVAATLPSAPPDFGPRVRRLLGAPGESAEALTATVASARVLTEETLATLRNRIRQENRASGIRG